From Bacteroidota bacterium:
GATCCGCTTTGCCGGCCAGCGCCGCTTTGATGCGTGCAATATCTGCTGCATTGCGAATCGTAAAGATGCGGTTTGACGCATCCATCCCCTTTATGGGCGGGATGAAAGGCCTTGCGCCAACAGCCAGTATGAGCTTCGTGTAATTGAGCGTTTTGCTATTCTCCAACACAAGCAGCCGTGCTTTGCGATCGATGCGTTGTACTGCGTTGCCAAGCATGAGCGTGATCTGCTGATCATCGTAACTCTTTTGCGGTCGCAGCAATATATCAGCTAGCGCTTTCTCTCCCGTCAGATGGGTTTTCGACAGGGGCGGGCGGTGGTAGGGTAGCCGACCATCACTGTCAACAAGCAAAATGCGGCCTTGCCAGCCTCTTTTGCGTAGCTCAAAAGCAGCCGAAACACCGCCGTGGCTTGCACCAACGATGACACAGGTTTCGTCGGCTGTAGACATGGATTCCATGGGGACTTACTCGTTTGCTACGTGGAGTACCATGCCATCAAGTGCTTCTGTGATTTGGATCTGACAACCGAGCCGGCTGTATTCGGTCAGGTTATCGTCCAGCTCCAGCATCATGGCTTCCACATCTTCCTGCGTCCCTGTTTTTTCGAAATACTCGGGAGCTACATGCACGTGACATGTTGCACAAGAGCAAACACCGCCACACTCTCCCTCAATGCCCTGGATATTGTTATTTACAGCCAACTCCATGATGCTGCCTGAGTCAGCTTCCAGTTTGGTTGATTGTCCATCCCTGGTGATAAATGTTATTTCAGCCATCCTCTTTTATTTAGGTCAAGTTGTGGTGTGTGATGGTATTACATGGATTAGAAATTACGCCAATCCGGCAGCAATTTATCGTTTGTTGAACCTCAGGGTCAGGCTGTCGTAGCCAACTTTGCGATGGAAGTCGTCTCGCCATTCCTCGATATTCTCTTTGTAGTCTAAAATGTCGATGCTTTGCACGCGCTCCACTAAAATCGGGATGAGTGTGCGCATAATCTGACGAATATGTGTTGCGCCGAGACAGTTATGTGTACCAAAGCCAAAGCTAAGGTGCGGGTTGATTTTCCGGTCGAGTACAACTTTGTTCGGGTTTTCGAACACGGTAGCATCGCGGTTGGCGGATGCCCAGCACAGTGAGATACGCGCGTCTTCTTTTACCTGGTGGCCACAGATTTCGGTGTCCTGCTTTACAATGCGGCCCATGTGTGTGAGGGGCGCAAAGTATCGGACAAGTTCTTCGATTGCTCTGGATGTGATCTCTGGTTCATTCCGTAGCCGCTCCATGGATTCAGGATGTTCTGCCAGGTAAGCCAGGGTGTTGGTGATCATGTTAATCACCGTGTCTCTGCCGCCGGCGAACGTAAGCACTGCAATGCCCGTAACTTCCAGTCGCGATAGTTTTCTGCCCTCAAAATCGGCGTTCAACAACCCCGAAAACATGTCTTCACCAGGGCCCGCCTCCGCCTCATCCATTTTTTTGTCGATATAATCATAAAGCACTTGTGCTTTTTCGGTATCGAGCGGGTCGTCTTCGCTGCGAAATACATGGGTGCCCCAACTCACGTAGGTTTCCGCTTCTTCGTACGGCACGTTCATCAGCAAGGTGAGTGCGCGGGATTGCAAAAGCAGCGAGAATTCCTGAATGGCCTCAAAGGCATCTTGCTCCAATACGACGTCTATGAGCGCCGTGGCCTGTGCTGCTAGCTGTGCCTGGTAAGCCGGCTCAAGCGGACGCTTGAACCAGGGTTCTACAATGGCGCGGTACTTCCCGTGCGTTGGCGGGTCAACTTCGAAAGGGATTTGTTTGACATCCCGAATGCTTTCTTCCGATGGGACAACAATGCGCCCTACGGATTCGCCTGCATCTGAAGAAAAAGTGGACCAGTTATGCGCACACTTGCGCACGTCCCTGTGGCGCAAGATCATCGTTACGGCATCCTGCTGGTCGTCTATTTCACCATAGCCATGCTCAAGTCTTGCTTTTTCGAACGGATCCGGCAGTTCAGATTTGCTCATGTAGGTCGTTGTGAT
This genomic window contains:
- a CDS encoding 2Fe-2S iron-sulfur cluster-binding protein — translated: MAEITFITRDGQSTKLEADSGSIMELAVNNNIQGIEGECGGVCSCATCHVHVAPEYFEKTGTQEDVEAMMLELDDNLTEYSRLGCQIQITEALDGMVLHVANE
- a CDS encoding cytochrome P450, which codes for MSKSELPDPFEKARLEHGYGEIDDQQDAVTMILRHRDVRKCAHNWSTFSSDAGESVGRIVVPSEESIRDVKQIPFEVDPPTHGKYRAIVEPWFKRPLEPAYQAQLAAQATALIDVVLEQDAFEAIQEFSLLLQSRALTLLMNVPYEEAETYVSWGTHVFRSEDDPLDTEKAQVLYDYIDKKMDEAEAGPGEDMFSGLLNADFEGRKLSRLEVTGIAVLTFAGGRDTVINMITNTLAYLAEHPESMERLRNEPEITSRAIEELVRYFAPLTHMGRIVKQDTEICGHQVKEDARISLCWASANRDATVFENPNKVVLDRKINPHLSFGFGTHNCLGATHIRQIMRTLIPILVERVQSIDILDYKENIEEWRDDFHRKVGYDSLTLRFNKR